The region GCGCGGTCGGCGTCGCCGCAGACGGCCAGAAGCGACGGCCCCGCCCCGGAGACGGTGACGCCCGTCGCGCCGGCCTCCAAGGCGGCGTCCCGAACGTCGTGGTAGCCGGTTATCAGTTCCGCGCGGGCGGGCGTGACGATGCGTTCGTCCATACCCGCGCCGACGAGTTCGGGGTCGCTCCGGCACATCCCCACCGCAAGCGTCGCCGCCGACCCGACGGTGTGGACCACGTCGTCCATGTCGGCGCGCGAGGGGACGACGCGCCGGGCGTCGCGCGTCGAGACGGCTATCTCGGGCAGGCAGGCGACGAGCGGAATCTCCGCGTCCACCGCCGTCACGCCGCCGTGGCGGGCGACGGTGAACCCGCCCAAGAGGGCGGGCGCGACGTTGTCCGAGTGGGCTTCGCCGGAGACGACGGCTTCGCCCTCGGCGGCGATGGGGACGAGTTCCCGACGGGAGTAGCCCCGGTCGTACAGGCCGTTGAGGGCGAGTGCGGCCGCGGCGGAACTCGCCGCCGAGGAGCCGAGACCCGAGGAGGGACGGACGCCCTTGTCGATGCGGATGTGGGCGGGAGCGTCGAGGGCCTCCGCGACTGCGCCGACGACGTTCTTCTCGGGGTCCTCGGGGATGTACTGACTCCCGACGCCCGTCACCTCTATCGTCGTCTCGTCGGCTTTCTCCACGCGGACCACGTCCGCCGGTCGGTCGAGGGCGACGCCGAACACGTCGAAGCCGCTCCCGAGATTCGCGCTCGTCGCGGGTGCCCTGACCGTGCGCATATGGGAGACGGCTTACCAGACTGCGGATAAAAATGTAGCGAACGACGGAAGAAACGGTTCGTTCGGTGTCACTCGGTTCCGCCCGACGCAGCGAGTGCGGACGAACGGAAGGGACTTTTCCCGCCGTCTCGTAGCCCGGTGCATGATTGGCGTCGTCGGCGGCGGCATCGCGGGACTCGCCGCGGCCTACCGACTGCGGAAGCGAGGCTACGAGGTTCAGGTGTTCGAGGCGTCCGACCAAGTCGGCGGCCTCGCGGCCGTCTACGAGACGCCGGGCGACGACATCGAGAAGTTCTACCACCACCTCTCGAAGTCCGAGGAGACCATCGTCGAACTCGCGGAGGAACTCGGACTCGGTGACGACTTGGAGTGGCGCATCGGCAAGAACGCCTACTACGTGGACGGCGTCGTCCACCCACTCGACACGGCGTGGCAGATAGCCGCCTACCCCCACATGAGCCTCTACGACAAGTTCAGGCTGGGGATGCTCACGCAGGGTATCGACGTGCGCGGCGGTATCCCCGACTTCGACGCCTACGACGACCTGAGCGAGTACGAACACGTCGGCATCGAGGAGTTCGTCGTCGAACACACCACCCGCGGCGTCTACGAGAACTTCGTCGACCCCCTGCTCGACGGGAAGTTCGGCGACAGGAAACACGACGTGTCGGCCGCGTGGTTCCTGGGGCGCGTCCGCTTCCGCGGCGAACGCGACCTGATGCGCGGCGAGATTCTCGGCTACTTCGACGGCGGATTCCGCCCCCTCTTGGACGCCCTCGTCGAGGCCGTCGGCCGGGAGAACATCACCACCGACGCGCCGGTGACGGGCCTCTCGACGGGCGAGGACGGCGTCGAGAGTCTGACCGTCGGGACGGGCGAGGAGGCGGAGACGAAGGAGGTGGACGACGTCGTCGTCGCCGCGATGCCGAACGTCCTTGAAGGACTCACCGGCTACCAGTGCGACATCGACTTCCAAGGCGCGGTCTGCGGCCTCGTGACCATGGAGGAGTCTCTGATGGATACCTACTGGCTGAACGTGGCCCACGACGCGCCGTTCGGCGCACTCATCGAACACACGAACTTCGTCCCGAAGGAGCGATACGGCGGGCAACACCTCCTCTACGTCGCCGCCTACGTGCAGGACGAGGAGGAGGACATCTGGCAGATGGACGACGAGGAACTCCGTCGGGTGTGGCTGAACGAGATCGCCGACATGTTCCCGGAGTTCGACCCCTCCTCGGTGACGGAGTTCCGCGTCGCCCGCAACCCCCGCGCCGCGCCGGTGTACGAACGCGGCTACCTCGATTTGGTCGTCCCGTACGACCTGAGCGAGGAGGTGGGCGAGGGCGTCTACTACGCCGGGATGGCCAGCGAGGCGCAGTACCCCGAACGAAGCCTCAACGGCGGCATCGTCGCGGGCTACGAGTGCGCGGACCGCATCGCCGAGAAACGCCGACGCGGCGGCGACGGCGGCGAAGCAGTCGCCGAAACGGACGGGGTCGCCGTAGACGGCGGACGACGCGAGTAGCCGAGACGGCTTCGACGCCCGGTATCGCCTTCGAGACGTGACATTCTCCGAGAGCCGCCATAGAGCATACGCCCCTGTGGTCGGTACCTCCTAGGGCCTTATGAGCGACACCGAACGTCAAAGCGACGACACTCCGGAGATACCCGTCGAGACGGGGAAAGCGACGATCGTCTACGAACACCCCGAAGAGGGGAAGAAGGAGGTGACCGTCTCGAACGAACAGGTCGTCTACGCCCAAGACCACTGGGCGTTCATGTCGGGAACCGACGAGGAGGGCAACGACTTGGTGCGCCGCGTCCCCCGCGACCGGGTCCACTACGTCGAGCGGAACGTCCAGAAGTTCGAAGAGGAAGTCCGAACCGTCCGACACCGCGTCGAGTCCCTCGCGAACGAGGTCAGACAGAAACTCCCGGTGAACGCGAGTGGCGGCGGCCGCGAGGCCGAGCAAGGTCAGAGCGAACCACACCGAATCGAAGTCGAAGACGACGACGCGACCACCGACCGGTAACGACCGGTGCCGTCCCGTCGGAACAGAGCGCGCTTTTCTCAATTCTGACTGACCGGTCGGTCAGCGACCGGTGACAGAGAGCACTCGCCCCTCGCGGACGGCGCGGCGCGCGACGGCGAGCGGGTGGCCGCGACGACTGAGAGGCGTTACGCCGACTCTTCGTCCGCGTCCTGCACGCCGGGCGCGGCGCTCACGTCGACGTCTTCGGGTTCCTCCTGCCCGCCGACGTGCAGTTCGCCGGACTCGTCTTCGACGTACACGTCGTCGGCGAACCCGCCCTCGGCGTGGGGATGCTCGGGGTTTTCGAGTTTCTCGGGCGTCGAGGGCGCGTCGGGAATCTCGCGGGTGCGGAAGTCGCCGAGGGGGTCCGCGATGTCGATGTCGTACCGCTCGAAGAAGTCGCGGTGGCGCTCGTAGTGGTCCTCGAGTTCGTCCGCGGGGAACTCCATCATCTCCGTCCACCCGTGGTTGTAGAAGTCGAAGTTCGCCTGTATGTGCGTTATCTCGCGGGCCTCCGCCTCCGTGTACCCCTCTTCGAGGGCGCGGACGTACGTGTCGAACGTGCAGTCGAAGAACGCCTCCATCCGCGGTTCGCGTTCCTCGCGGCGGTCGGGGTCCGCCTTCTCGCCGAAGATTCTGACGTGCATGTTCACGAGTTTCTCCGTCGCGATGTCGCCGACGACGGGCATCGTCAGCGCCTTCTTCGCGGCGAAGTGGCGAACGTTCTGGCGTATCTTCATCGTTGTCGGGGGTTAGGACCGGGAACTCTTCAAGCCAACGTGTGCGCACTCGCCGCGCGGGCGAGGCGCGGCGTCGAACCCGCCTCGGGGCCGGACGGAGTCGACGACAGGGCCCCGACCGGCCTCTCGGGCGACGAGCGTCGGCCGTCCCGCGGCGCGCAGATATGTACGGATAGCAACCCACATTAACCCCGGCCTCAAATCATCCGAATATGACCCAGTCGTACGTGATTATTGGCGACGGGATTGCGGGGAGTTCCGCCGCAGAGACCCTCCGGGAGGAGGAACCCGACGCCGACATCATCGTCATCACGGACGAGGGCGAGGCCCTGTACAATCGGATTCTCATCAAAGAGTTCGCGAAGGGCAAACTGCCCGAGGCACCGATTTCCATCCACGAAGAGGACTGGTACGACGAGCGCGACATCGACCTCCGACTCAACACGCTCGTCGTGGACGTCGACCCCGACGCCCACACCGTCACGACCCACGAGGGCGAGGAGATTTCGTACGACAAGCTCCTCTACTCGACGGGCGGGACGCCGACCCAACTGCCGGTCGACAACTCCGACGCGGAGGGAATCCACCACTTCTGGACGTTCCAAGACGCGCGGCAGATTCGCGACCACATCGAACGGGCGGACAACTCCGTCATCGTCGGTGCGGGTCTCTTGGGCATCGACCTCGCGGCCATCACCGCCGCGCAGGACGTCGAAGGCAAGTACCTGATGCGCGGGAACGCGTGGTGGCGCTACGCCCTCTCGGAGGAGGGCGCGGAGATAATCCACGACGCCCTCCGGGAACGAAACGTCGAACCCGTCTTCGAGTCCGGCGTCGACCACTTCGAGACGGACGACGACGGCCACGTCACCGCCGCCGTCGACCCCAACGGCGACCACTACGACGCCGACTTCGTCGGCATCGCCATCGGTCTGGACTTCAACACCGAGATCCTGCAGGGGACCGACGTGGAGTGCGACAACGGCGTCGTCGTCGACGAGTACATGCAGACGAGCGACGAGGACATCTACGCCGCGGGCGATATCACCCAGTTCCACGACGTCATCCTCGGCGAACGCGCGCAGAACGGCGCGTGGGGCTCCGCGAAAGAGCAGGGTACCGTCGCCGCGAAGAACATGGTGAACCCGCAGTCCGAGGAGTTCCGGTGGGTCTCCTCGTACTCCATCACCCACTTCGACTTCCCGTTCCTCTCGTTCGGTCACCCGACCCTCGGAGACGACGAAGCCGAGGCGAAACACTCCGACGACGAGTGGCGGCGTCTCGCGTTCAAGGACGGCAAAATCGTCGGCGGCGTCCTCATCGGCGACCTCTCGCCGCAGACCAAGTACAAGAAGCTCATGCGCGAGGAACGCGTCGTCGCGGACCAGAAAGACGTCCTCATGCAGGAAGAGTTCGACATCGACGACCTCGAACTCGAAGAGGCTCCGGCGGAGTAACCCCGCCGCCGACCGACTCGACTCTCTCTCTCCCGCTGAGACCGCCCGCTCTCGTTCTCGCGTCTCGTCTCTCTTTCGCCGTCGCCTCTCTCGTTTCCGTCCTTCCTCTCTCCCGACTCCGTTCTCTTCTTCCTCCTCCCGAGTCCCGCGTCGCGTTCCCCGCCTCGACCCGCATCCCGCAACATTTATTCCTCGCTAGTGCACATTGGTAACACATGTCACGAACGGCGCGAGACCGAGCGTCCGACGGCGGCGCCGACCGCTCGGACGTGGTTGCCATCGCTCCCGGAAGCATCGACGGCGACGCGCGGGTGCGGGACTTCGACCAACTGTCTGAGTCCGCACAACGGGCGTTCGTCTCCGAGGGCGCTCCCGACGCCGCGGCGTCGGACCTCGAACGGGACGACGTCGTTCGGTACACCGACTACTACCTCGTGCTGTGACCGGGGCGTTCGCTCCCGACCGCCGGCCGTCGGAGCAACCGAAGGCGTTTTGCGACAGACGCGAGGAGGTGTAGGTATGGATGGTGGCGGCAGCACGGACATGACGCTCGCGTTCGAGTTGGAGGCGTTGAAGTCGCTCGCGGACCCCAACGCCGTGTTCAACGACGCCCGTCAGTGGACGGAGTACGTCGGCGTCGTGAGCGAGAAACCCACGTACGTCGTGACCAACTTCACGCGAAAGCACCGCATCCGCCAGGACTTCTTCTCCGGCCCCCGCGGGGTCAAGGAGAGTCTGGAGAACGTCAAACAGCAGTTCGACACCGACCGTCACGTCTTCGTCGGCACCTCGGAGGAGGACGAAGCCGTCGCCGGGGACGCCGACTGGGAGTACCTCCCGCTTTCGCAGGCCGCCGAGGCCGCCGACTGGGGGCTCGCGGGCGAGTCGCCCGAACCGGACCCCTTCGACTCCTCCGACGAACGCGACGACTGGCCCTGAGCCGACCGGCTCGTCACCGATACCGGCGATATCGGCCACCTCACCGCGGTTCTTTCGGGAGTCTCCGTCCGTGAAGCGAAAGCACTAATCGCGGTGCGTCCTTCTGTGGAATCAATGAGTCACCAGTTGCCTGACGTACAGGCAAGCCGCCCCGACGTGACCGTGGGGCTGAGTCAGGTCGGCGTCACGGGGGTAGACAAACTCGTCAAAATCGCCCGCGACGACAAGCGTCCGCTCGTTCTGATGGCCGAGTTCGAGGTGTTCGTGGACCTTCCGAGCGGTCGGAAGGGTATCGACATGAGCCGGAACATGCAGGTCATAGACGAGACGCTCGAAGACGCCGTCTCCGAACCCGCCTACCGCGTCGAGGACATGTGCGGCGACGCCGCGGAGCGACTCCTCGCGAAGCACGAGTACACGTCCACCGCCGAGGTTCGCATGACCGCCGAACTCGTCCTCCGGGAGGACACCCCGGCGAGCGGACTCGCCACGCAGGGGACGGCGACCATCATCGCGAGCGCAGTCGCCACCGACGACGGCACCCGCGAGGAGATCGGCGCGGAAGTGACCGGCATGACGGTCTGTCCCTGTTCACAGGGCATGTCCGCCTCTCGCGCGCGCGACGTACTGCAGGATTTGGAGGTCGACGACGACACCATCGAGGAGTTCCTCTCGAAGGTGCCGCAACCGGGCCACTCCCAACGCGGCCACGCGACGCTCACCGTCGAGACGGAGGGGTCGCCCGACGTGGACCTGATGGACCTCATCGACATCGCCCGCGACTCGATGTCGGCGCGCATCTACAACCTCGCGAAGCGTCCGGACGAGGACCACATGACCTACGAGGCGCACGCGAACGCGAAGTTCGTCGAGGACTGCGTCCGGTCGATGGCCGACCAAGTGCTCGAAGAAATGGACCACTTAGACGACGACGCCGTCGTCCGCATGAAGCAGTCGAACGACGAGTCCATCCACCAGCACAACGCCCACGCGGAGCGAGAAGTGACGCTCGAACAGCTCCGCGCGGAGATGGACCGGTAACGAAGCGGCTCTTCTCTCGCCCGAGGCGCTTCCTTCGGGTGTCGGATTCGGTTACTCCTCGGAGGCGGCCGCAGACAGAGAGAGCGGTTCCGCCTCCTCCCACCGGGGGTCGAACATCGACCGGATGTCGGCGCTGAAATCCGGGTCCTTCAGGTCTATCATGGCGAACGCCTCGCCGGGGTCGAGCGGGTTCGGCACCTCGATGCACACCTCCACGTCGTCGATTAGGTTGAACGTCCCCGAGAGCTGCTCGGACGTTCGGACGGAGAAGCGCGGGTGGTCCGCGAGACTGTCGAGGTAGCGCTCGCCCACGCTCTCGGGGAGGGAGGCCACGAGCTCGGGCGACATCAGCACGGATACGTCCACGCCGCGGTCGAGCGCCGTCGCCAACTCCTCGGTCACCAAGTCGCCGACCTGCCCCAGGTCGAACTGCGCCGAGGGCGTCCCTGCGACCATGACGAGCGATTCGTCGGCGGCGGCGAGTCGTTCCAGAAGGAGGTCCACCGACTCGTCGGTGCCGACGGCGGCGGTCCAGAACTGCCCCTGTACGGGTTCGGCCGTCTCCAGTTCGTCGGAGAGTTCGTCCACGACGGCCTCGTACTGCTCGGCCTTCTCGTCGAGTTCGCGCTTCTTGCTCTCCAACAGGCGGTCTAACGCCATGTCCGGTTCGACGGCGACGTACTTCTTGGGCCGACTGGCGGCCTGACTCCGCACGAGACTGTGCTGTTCGAGGCTGTTCAGCACGTCGTAGATGCGGCCCATCGGCACGTCGCTGGCGCGAGACAACTCTTTCGCGGTTGTCGCACCCGTCCGGAGGAGCGACCGATACGCCCGAGCTTCGTACTCGGACAGCCCGAGGTCCCGAAGGTTGGCCATGTCTCCGTGTCATTTGCTACCGTTAAAAACGCATCGGAGGTTTACACCCGGTTACCGTTCCCCGGCGTTTGTCCGAACCGGTCGCCGCCGCGGGGGCGTCGCGTCCGAACGTCGCCTCAGAGACCGCCGTCGAGGTCGGAGACGGCGGCCATCAGTTCGTCCGGCGTCGTCGCCGACGCCTCCTCGTCGCCGAGTCGGACGACGGCCTCGCCCTCCGGAACGTCCGCGCCGGGGAGGACCACCTTCTCGTGGTCGGCGACGCGCATCGCCGCCCGGTGGAGGTCGGACCTCGCGGGCGCGCCGACTTCGACGACGAGCGTCGAGCGCGTCAGTCGCGCGGCGACCGACCCGTAGCCGGCGACTTGGACGCCGATGCGGTCCCACGCGCCGCCGAACGCCGCGATGGCGTCGTGGGCGGCGTCCTCGTACCGGTCCTCGCCCGTCACCGCCGCGAGGTCGAGCAGCGCGTCGGCCATCTCGACGTTGCCGTCGAGGGGTCGAAGCGGCTTGTCGAGGAGTCCGACGTCCGTCTCGGGACCGTCGCGGAACGCCCCCTCCGGCTCCTGCAGTTCGTCGATGGCCACGTCGGCGACGCTCCGGGCGGTTTCGAGCGCTCCCTCGTCGCCGACGACCTGTCGGGCGCGGACGAACGCGGAGACGACGCGCGCGTGGTCTTCGAGTAAGTGCGACTCGCCCGACTCCTCGCTCGCGCGGTAGTGGGTGACGACGCCGTCGTCGACGAGCGACGACGCCACGTAATCCAGCGTGCGGCGGGCGTAGTCGGTCGCTCTCTCGTCGTCGGTGTAGGCGGCGAACGTCAAAAACGCGTCCGCCGCGAGGGCGTTCGCGCCCGCGTACGCGGTGAGGTCGCGCCGCGGTCCGGTCTCCTCGCCGCGCGCATCGGCGTCACCCTCGTAGTAGTCGGACTCCTCCGCCGGGCCGAGACTCCCGCCGAACGCCGCGCCGTTCCAGAGGTTCTCCGCGAGGAAATCGAGCGTCTCGCGGACCGGCCCGAGGAACTCCTCGTCGCCGGTGTAGAGGTAGCCGTTGGCGAAGGCGCGACAGAGCGCCGCGTTCGAGTCGAGCAGTTTCTCGTGGTGCGGGTCGGTCCAGTCCGGCGCGTCGGCGTACCGGAAGAAGCCGCCCTCCACGTCGTCGAACAGCGACTCCCGAATCGCGCCGAGCGTCTCCAACCCCTGCTCGCGGGCGCGTTTCAGCGCGAACTCGACGGTTCGGGGCATCGGGAACTTCGCGCCGTCGCCCCACCCGGCGAAGCGGTGGTCGTACTTCTCGTCGAGTTGCCCCGCGAGGTGCTCTTCGATTCGCGCCGTCACCTCGCCCGCGGGCGTCGGCTTGCCGGCGAGTGCGCGGGGGATGCGCCCCGCCTCCGCCCCCTTCTCGGTCCAGAGGTCGCGGACCTTCTCCAGAACCTGCCGCATCCCGTCGGGGCCGAGGTACGTCGCCCCGGTCAGGAGGTCACCGCTCGGGGTGAGAAACACCGTCGAGGGGAACCCGCCCATGTTGTACCGCTCCCGCACACGCGGGTGGCGGTCTACGTCCACCCGGACGGGGACGAACCCGTCGTTGACGTTGGCTGCGATCCGCGGTTCCGCGTACGTCTCGACGTCCATCTCGTGACAGCCGTCGCACCACGTCGCGGTCAGAGACAGCAACACCGGCTTCTCGGACGTTCGAGCCTCCTCGAACGCGTCGGGTCCCCACCTGCGCCACTCGACCCGCGTCTTGTCGTCTGCCATGTGTCGCGTTCGGGGAGCGCGTGGGGTAAGCCCTTCGAGGTACGGTGACGACTCCCGAACGTCACAAGGGCTTTGAACGGTGGCCGAAAATAACCCCCCATGCAGACGCGCTGGGTCATCGCGATTCTCCTCGCGATACCGCTCGCCGACACGTTGCTCCTCGTCCCCGTCGCCAACGCCATCGGGTTCGCCGCGACGGTGTTGCTGGTCGTCCTCACCGGCCTCGTCGGTATGCTCCTCGTCCGCGCGGAGGGGCGGCACACGATTTCGAGGCTCCAACAGAAGGTGGCGACCGGCGGCCTCCCGACGAACGAACTGATGGACGGCGGCCTGCTCATCGCCGCGGGCGCATTCCTCCTCACGCCGGGCATCGTCACGGACCTGTTGGGCTTCATGCTCGCGCTTCCGCTGACGCGATACCCCATCCGCGAGGTGCTGAAGCGCTACGTGGTCAAGCCCTACATCGAGAAACAGACCGACGGGTTCGTCTCCGGCGGCGTCTGGACCGGCGGCTACCCCGACGACGACGTCATCGACTTAGACCCCGAAAGTTACGGCCGCCGCGACGACGACAATTCGTAACACGCAACGCTGTCGCCCCGAAAGGAAACCCTTAAACTCGACACCGGACAACGACTGAATGCGCTCACCTGGGCCAATAGCTCAGTCAGGTTGAGCGCTCGGCTGATAACCGGGAGGTCCGCGGTTCAAATCCGCGTTGGCCCACCTACAGCGCGAACGGTATTTGGCCGTTCCGCGTTAGGGGCTGAGAACTCCCCAGCCACCTAACTTCGTTCCTACTACTCCTGAATAGAACCGTCTCTCTTCGATGATTTGAACGGGCAGACTGACGGCGATCGTGGCTAATTCGGCCATGTTTCAGACGGACCCTTGTGCTACGTACCAGACCCGCAGTGCCCGCTTCACTTCGTCGCTAGCGGATGTCGGCTCGTACCACAGAAGCGCTCTCCCCGGAGTATCTTTATATATCGTTGACGTGTCTGTGCGAACATGACACAGTACGCCTCGCGGCGGAGTGTACTGAAAGCGATAGGCGCGTTGGGGGCGGCTTCCGGTGCGGTCGGTACCGCAAGCGCCCGGGGAAAACCGACGAGCGCGCGGTACGCCACGTTCAACGTCGTCGACCTGACCACGGAGCAGGTTCAGGAACCGGGCGACGAACAGGCGGAGGCGGCCGCACGTATCATTCAGGAGATACGGCCGGACGTGCTCGTCCTCAACGAACTCGCGAACAACCTCCAAGAGGGGAAACGGACGGAGCGAACCAACGTCGATGCCTTCGTCGAGAACTACCTCAGCGTCCCGCAACGGGACGGCCTCGAAGGCATCGACTACCAGTACACCCTCCAACCGGAGAGCAACACCGGCGTTCTCCCGGAGGAGGAGTACGACTTCAACAAGGACGGGCAGGCGGGTGAACGACCCGACGACGCCTTCGGATTCGGGCAGTACCCCGGTCACTACGCGTTCGCCGTGGCGAGTCGGTACCCCTTCGACGAGGAGGCCGTTCGCACGTTCCGGGAGTTCCTGTGGGCGGACATGCCGGACAATCTCATTCCGGTCGAGGGCGAGGAGGGCGTCGAGACGGACGATATCTACCTGACGGAGGCGGAGTTGGAGGTGTTCCGACTCTCCTCGAAGACGCACGTGGACGTGCCGTTCTGCGTCGACGACGAAATCGTCCACGGCCTCTTCTCGCACCCGACGCCGCCGGTGTTCGACGGCGACAACAACTTCAACGGCCGGTGGAACCACGACGAGGTACGCTTCTTCGCGGACTACGTCGCCGGTGCCGACTACATCTACGACGATAGCGGGACGGAGGGCGGCCTCGACGACGACGCTTCCTACGTCCTGATGGGCGACATGAACGCGGGATTAGCGGGCGACCGACCGCTCGACCCGGCGAGGAAGTACTTCCTCGAGAACGACGACTTCCAGACCCACAAACTCCCCACGAGTCCGGGCGGCGCCCAACTGGGGAACCGCTACGCGACGGCCACCTTCGGCGGCGGGTCGAAGGTCGATTGGGTCCTCCCCTCCCCGGACCTCACGCTCCGTTCGTCGTCCGTGGTCTGGCCGAGTGCGGAGGCGACGAAGCGCGGACTCGGCGACGACGGGGAGACGGCGTCCGACCACCGGATGGTGTGGGCCGATATCGCCACCAAGTGAGGCGGTACTCGTTCGACGCCGCCTAGTCGTTTCCGCCGGCGTCGGTGAACGGGTCGCGGAGCGACCGGCGGGCGGTGACCGTCTCCTCGACCTGCGTCCAGACGAGTACGAAGCCGACTACCGCGAGGGCGGACCCGAAGGCGAAGGGGACGACGAAGCCGAACGCGACGAGAAAGCCCGACGCCAGCGGACCGAGGGCGATGCCGAACCCGAACGCCATCGTCAGCACCGACAGCGTGCCGCCCGAACGACCGGCGGGCGCGAGGTCACCCGCGAGGGCGAGTGCGGGCGCGAAGACCATCGCCCCGGCGACGCCTTGAGCGAAGCGCGCGCCGAACATCAGCCACGGGTCGAGGATGACGCCTTGAACGAACGTCGTCGGGACGAGAAGCGCCATCCCGAGGACGATGAACGGCTTGCGGCCGAAGAAGTCCGTCGCTCGGCCGATAGGGACCTGCAGGAGAATCTGCGCGAGGACGAACGCCGCGAACTGGAGGCCGAACATCGTCGCGCCCTGCGCGAGTCGCTGGTTGACTATCTCCCCGAGGGTCGCAAACAGGGCGATGCCGACCGCCATGAAGAAACTCGCGAGTCCGAGCGTGAACACGGGGTCGAGCACGCCCCGGCCCGACCGGTCGAAGACGGAGACGTTCTCGGCGAGGGAGTCGCCGGCGTCCGTCTCGGGGACCTCCGGGTCGCGGACGAGCATCGAGACGAGGGCGAAACTCAGGGTGGCCGTCAGCGTCGCGATGTAGAAGGCGGCGTCGAAGCCGTTCATCGTCACCGACGCCCCGCCGACGTCGAAGGTGAACGGACCCGCGGAGACGACTGCACCGGCGGCGATGGGGCCGACGCCGAACCCGACCAGTCGGAAGGTGTTGTACGTCCCCATGTTCCCCCCGCGATTCGACTCCGACGCGAGGTCGTTGACGAGGGCGACGGTCGTCGGGATTATCAGCGCGCCCGCGACTCCTTGGACGACGCGGAGTCCGACGAGGTGCCAGTACGTGGCG is a window of Halopelagius longus DNA encoding:
- a CDS encoding homoserine kinase: MRTVRAPATSANLGSGFDVFGVALDRPADVVRVEKADETTIEVTGVGSQYIPEDPEKNVVGAVAEALDAPAHIRIDKGVRPSSGLGSSAASSAAAALALNGLYDRGYSRRELVPIAAEGEAVVSGEAHSDNVAPALLGGFTVARHGGVTAVDAEIPLVACLPEIAVSTRDARRVVPSRADMDDVVHTVGSAATLAVGMCRSDPELVGAGMDERIVTPARAELITGYHDVRDAALEAGATGVTVSGAGPSLLAVCGDADRARVASAMLDAFEDVGVDARAYQTKVGAGATFH
- a CDS encoding NAD(P)/FAD-dependent oxidoreductase encodes the protein MIGVVGGGIAGLAAAYRLRKRGYEVQVFEASDQVGGLAAVYETPGDDIEKFYHHLSKSEETIVELAEELGLGDDLEWRIGKNAYYVDGVVHPLDTAWQIAAYPHMSLYDKFRLGMLTQGIDVRGGIPDFDAYDDLSEYEHVGIEEFVVEHTTRGVYENFVDPLLDGKFGDRKHDVSAAWFLGRVRFRGERDLMRGEILGYFDGGFRPLLDALVEAVGRENITTDAPVTGLSTGEDGVESLTVGTGEEAETKEVDDVVVAAMPNVLEGLTGYQCDIDFQGAVCGLVTMEESLMDTYWLNVAHDAPFGALIEHTNFVPKERYGGQHLLYVAAYVQDEEEDIWQMDDEELRRVWLNEIADMFPEFDPSSVTEFRVARNPRAAPVYERGYLDLVVPYDLSEEVGEGVYYAGMASEAQYPERSLNGGIVAGYECADRIAEKRRRGGDGGEAVAETDGVAVDGGRRE
- a CDS encoding DUF6149 family protein, coding for MKIRQNVRHFAAKKALTMPVVGDIATEKLVNMHVRIFGEKADPDRREEREPRMEAFFDCTFDTYVRALEEGYTEAEAREITHIQANFDFYNHGWTEMMEFPADELEDHYERHRDFFERYDIDIADPLGDFRTREIPDAPSTPEKLENPEHPHAEGGFADDVYVEDESGELHVGGQEEPEDVDVSAAPGVQDADEESA
- a CDS encoding NAD(P)/FAD-dependent oxidoreductase, with protein sequence MTQSYVIIGDGIAGSSAAETLREEEPDADIIVITDEGEALYNRILIKEFAKGKLPEAPISIHEEDWYDERDIDLRLNTLVVDVDPDAHTVTTHEGEEISYDKLLYSTGGTPTQLPVDNSDAEGIHHFWTFQDARQIRDHIERADNSVIVGAGLLGIDLAAITAAQDVEGKYLMRGNAWWRYALSEEGAEIIHDALRERNVEPVFESGVDHFETDDDGHVTAAVDPNGDHYDADFVGIAIGLDFNTEILQGTDVECDNGVVVDEYMQTSDEDIYAAGDITQFHDVILGERAQNGAWGSAKEQGTVAAKNMVNPQSEEFRWVSSYSITHFDFPFLSFGHPTLGDDEAEAKHSDDEWRRLAFKDGKIVGGVLIGDLSPQTKYKKLMREERVVADQKDVLMQEEFDIDDLELEEAPAE
- a CDS encoding DUF7124 domain-containing protein — protein: MDGGGSTDMTLAFELEALKSLADPNAVFNDARQWTEYVGVVSEKPTYVVTNFTRKHRIRQDFFSGPRGVKESLENVKQQFDTDRHVFVGTSEEDEAVAGDADWEYLPLSQAAEAADWGLAGESPEPDPFDSSDERDDWP
- the mptA gene encoding GTP cyclohydrolase MptA — encoded protein: MSHQLPDVQASRPDVTVGLSQVGVTGVDKLVKIARDDKRPLVLMAEFEVFVDLPSGRKGIDMSRNMQVIDETLEDAVSEPAYRVEDMCGDAAERLLAKHEYTSTAEVRMTAELVLREDTPASGLATQGTATIIASAVATDDGTREEIGAEVTGMTVCPCSQGMSASRARDVLQDLEVDDDTIEEFLSKVPQPGHSQRGHATLTVETEGSPDVDLMDLIDIARDSMSARIYNLAKRPDEDHMTYEAHANAKFVEDCVRSMADQVLEEMDHLDDDAVVRMKQSNDESIHQHNAHAEREVTLEQLRAEMDR
- a CDS encoding TrmB family transcriptional regulator; translated protein: MANLRDLGLSEYEARAYRSLLRTGATTAKELSRASDVPMGRIYDVLNSLEQHSLVRSQAASRPKKYVAVEPDMALDRLLESKKRELDEKAEQYEAVVDELSDELETAEPVQGQFWTAAVGTDESVDLLLERLAAADESLVMVAGTPSAQFDLGQVGDLVTEELATALDRGVDVSVLMSPELVASLPESVGERYLDSLADHPRFSVRTSEQLSGTFNLIDDVEVCIEVPNPLDPGEAFAMIDLKDPDFSADIRSMFDPRWEEAEPLSLSAAASEE
- a CDS encoding DUF255 domain-containing protein — protein: MADDKTRVEWRRWGPDAFEEARTSEKPVLLSLTATWCDGCHEMDVETYAEPRIAANVNDGFVPVRVDVDRHPRVRERYNMGGFPSTVFLTPSGDLLTGATYLGPDGMRQVLEKVRDLWTEKGAEAGRIPRALAGKPTPAGEVTARIEEHLAGQLDEKYDHRFAGWGDGAKFPMPRTVEFALKRAREQGLETLGAIRESLFDDVEGGFFRYADAPDWTDPHHEKLLDSNAALCRAFANGYLYTGDEEFLGPVRETLDFLAENLWNGAAFGGSLGPAEESDYYEGDADARGEETGPRRDLTAYAGANALAADAFLTFAAYTDDERATDYARRTLDYVASSLVDDGVVTHYRASEESGESHLLEDHARVVSAFVRARQVVGDEGALETARSVADVAIDELQEPEGAFRDGPETDVGLLDKPLRPLDGNVEMADALLDLAAVTGEDRYEDAAHDAIAAFGGAWDRIGVQVAGYGSVAARLTRSTLVVEVGAPARSDLHRAAMRVADHEKVVLPGADVPEGEAVVRLGDEEASATTPDELMAAVSDLDGGL
- a CDS encoding FxsA family protein; translation: MQTRWVIAILLAIPLADTLLLVPVANAIGFAATVLLVVLTGLVGMLLVRAEGRHTISRLQQKVATGGLPTNELMDGGLLIAAGAFLLTPGIVTDLLGFMLALPLTRYPIREVLKRYVVKPYIEKQTDGFVSGGVWTGGYPDDDVIDLDPESYGRRDDDNS